The following is a genomic window from Carcharodon carcharias isolate sCarCar2 chromosome 30, sCarCar2.pri, whole genome shotgun sequence.
ATGCTCCTTAATGGTCACAGTAGATGGTCTGCCCCTTTTTTCAAAGGATTGGAATCCCTCAAGTCATATCCCTCTAATTTTAAGGCATGATCGGTTGTGCATCAGCAGGCCAAAATTGCAATATCTTCCATTTAAGAATGAGCCAAGCTTGCAGCAGTGTTGGTTTATATTGCGCAAACCCCCCTGCCTTGCATGGGGCTTTGAAGTGTTGCCAATTTTAAGTAGCCACTTGCTGTGTGCGTGCTGGTCCTGGTGAATTACCAGTATTTCAAGGGGTCCCATCTGTTTTGATCCTATCATTTACTGGGAGATTAATGTGACAAAACATTTATGTATTTTCCCCtttatttcttttaaattttTGTTTCTGCTTGCTATTGTGGCTTTTGCCAGGAGTGTAGGTATCTTTTAAAGCTGATCTAAAAAGAATATTAAAACCGTTAAGTGGCTTCAACCATGTCATAAAAATTTGCTGTCTGCCTTCAAATCTTCTCTTAGGCTACAAACCAGGACGATTTTTATTAACGGGTTCTGATgaccgacctgaaacattaattctgtttctctctccatagatgctgcaagACTTGCTGAGCATTTTCCAGATTTTCCTgttaaatttcagatttccagcttctgcagtgttGTATTTTTAATTAATAATTCGTTGGCTTACATTCCATGTACATGAGTGGGCTAAATATTTACCTGGGTTATTGGCACTTTGAAGATCCCAATTGTTAATCTGTCTATACAAATGCAGaatcttgtatttttttttgttaattgtGCTATTTCATATGCTGACTGTCctttgcatttccagcacttgTGTTCTTATGCTTTTTTAAAACTTCAGATTGATGCTTATCCAATGCCTATCATTGCTCTGGAGAAAATAAATCATGTGGCTCTTCCTACTCCTATCCCCCTCCAACCAATTTCCTCCCCTGCTGATGCCCATAAGGATGTTGAATCCTTATTGTCATACAGTTGCTGGTCACCATTTTTGGTATCTTGGTCCAAGCAGCCACTATTCACTAAGGAGACCCCTGGCAAACTATTTACCCACGTGAGGTGTCACAGCTGAGCCCGCTCTTATTGTGTGGCAAGAGATTACTTGTCCTTCTTCAGTAGAAGTGACAGAATAATTATTGCAAAGGGAGCTCAGATGGATTTTTCAGGCTCGGGGACATGAGACCCATTGTAACTCTTATTGACGTCCAGACTGTGATTCAGCATCAAGCCTTTGATCTTCCTTGTCCTTGTGTGTCAAGTATTTTGGataaatttgaggcattgggaAATCTCTTGGCTAATTTAAATTTGAATCCACACAATCAATAGTTAATTTCACACCTCTTAAATTAGGCCATTGGGATTATATGTTTATAGGTAATTCACCCTTTTACTTTATTATAATCAAGTTATGCAACTACTTTTTTTACATCTGTCTCTAATCTGGTTTAAATGTTGACACTCCCACCTTGTTAAAGTTTTGGTGTAAAGTAAATTTTATCTTTGAATAGTTGCTGTAAAATGCAAACTAGGTATGCTTAGTGTCAATTTGTTTCATTTCACTTGGCCAGTTATAGTAGGCTTGACTTAACTGAGCTCCATATATAATAGGAAAATCCTATTGAGATGCCACCTAGAGGCCTGACAAAATGGCGGTGATGGGTAATAGATTCAAACTGCACCCTTTTTACTGCTGTTTACAATTAGTGAGGTTTTCAGAATTTTTTTGTgaattgatttttcttttgtcTTTGGCTTTGCACTTTTTTTGCATTTTACAATGTAGCTATCTTTTGTATTGTGCAACAGATATCTGGACGCAGCGATGGATTGAATCAAAGCACAAATCCGACTATGGAAAGTTCAAGCTGACTCCTGGCAAATTTTATGGTGATGCTGAGAAAGATAAAGGTATGGGAGTTTCTCCCTGTTGGTTTAAACTCCAAATGGGTGGTGTGCTGTTTCCTGTGACTATTATCACCAGTTGTGGTTAAAAAGGGGATCCCATACGTTATCACTAGCTGCTGTGAGTATTGCTGGATATCTTAATCTAATCTTTCCCTGTAGGGAAGTCTCATTGTTTCTTCTCCAAGCTAAGTTTTCGTTCTCAACCATGTGTTAGAGGGTGACTTTGGTCCCTTGACCTCTGTCGCCACTAAATGACCAATTTGGCCCTCCACATTTCAGATATTGATTTTTAATTCCTTAATAAGGGAAGTCCAGGTAATGGAAGAAAGAAGTATTGAGACCTCAAGAATAAATACAACCCTCCTTATGTTTCATTGGTCTGACTGTAGTGTGGGACTGAACCCTTGCATGATTGTGCGGAGAAGATAAAAAGGAGGTTCAATTGCCTTGAGTGAGGGGAGAAAGTGACTGAATAGTAAAAAAATTCTGTTAAATGTGAAGGCTGGAATATATTTCAAGACAGTATTGCATCAAAAGATTGCGATGGGCTCGTGCTATAAGACTTAATCTTGTGGCTTCTCAACTTCATTATTTCCTTGTAGCATGCTCCAGGGTGCTGTTTGTAATGTGTGGCAGTGTTGCCTTGCCTGTTTTATGGCTCTGTGTATACTGGTATATAAAAGCACTTGACGGAGTTGAATCTCCAACCTCATCAGCTTTGAGTGCATTGTGACCAGGCTTGTCAATAAGACCCGGTTTGTGGTTCTTACTGCTGTAGTTTCTATTGACCTTCGGCCTTGCCTCTTTCTGCTTTTCTGTATTTGTTTTCCTTATGAAAGCTCCAGCCTGCATGGTTTTttgctttgagagaaaaaaatgtgaaGAATCAGGCTTGGATTATCAACATCTCACTAGCTGAAGAGGCAGTAGAGTTGCTGTGGGGTGAGGCTGCctctgtttatggattttggtcAATTCAGAGGAGGGGGTGTGCCTCTTTCCAAGAGGTTTTCCACCGATTTGAGAACTGATGGGACTTGTGGGTTGCTGCCAGCTGAGTACTGTGCTGCTTCTGCATGACTTGAGCTCTTGACGTCAATGCTGTGACACATTTGCAAGTCAGTTGCTGATTCAGACCTGTATACTCTTTGGGGAGCCTTGGACGCCGATGAAAAATTCAAGTTGGTCAATCTAATCTGAAACCAATCCCTTTCCATGTATTGAAACTGGGAGAATTGGCCATACTTCTGGGATTGTAAATTGCAGTAAAGCTTTGAAATGCATGTAGTTATTACATAATAAAATTCTATTTAAAGTCATTAGGGGTGTTTTATGCTTAATGGCAAATGTGGTTTCCTGCATGTTACAAATAAACACTGCTTGAACTTTCCTATTGTTCAGGGTAACACAGGCCCTTTGTCATAGCTATAATGAATTTCTAGAGGTGTTGATTCTACTGCCTGCAGTCTGATCAACTATGGATAAAAGTGGAAATGTTGGGAGCGTGCAGTTGAGAGCTTATTACAGCTGGACTCCAGAAACTGGCAGTGCAACACAAATGCACCTTGCATCTGTATTGGAGTCTTGTCATTGGTATTTATTGCCTGGCCACTGTTCGGATTGGTTTAAAGTTTCCATTTGTACAGAACTTGTGCTACTTCATTTAACCTCTTTGTGCTCATTTATTGTCTATTCTTATTCAATTCTAGGACTTCAGACGAGTGAGGATGCCAGATTCTATGCAATGTCTGCAAAGTTTGAACCCTTCAGCAACGAAGGGAAGACTCTTGTTGTCCAATTCACAGTCAAGCACGAGCAGACAATTGACTGTGGAGGTGGATATGTGAAGATCTTTCCATCGACCCTCGATCAGTCTGATATGCACGGAGACTCCAACTACAATATTATGTTTGGTAAGTTTTTTGAGTAGAACcctacattttttttttttttcacaCCTTCCCTAGTCTAGGAATACTGAGCAAATGTGAGGAGGCAGTGTGGTCTCCCTTCTGCCCACAGGAGCTTGGATGAGACTAGAAAAACACTGCACATGGAAGGCTGAACCCTCTAATCCACCTCCCATTGTTCCATAGTGCAGACTTTGTCCTGTGCCACTCCTCCCCATTTTTGTATACAAATTGAGCCCAAGAACTCCAACCCACTATGCCTTAGACTGCTATTATTTGTGCATACTATAAGTTTGTACCTTGTTGACCTATGATTAATTTTGTGCTCCTTAAAGGAGAAGAAATCTTTGGTGTTACATTGTGCATCATGTTTATAATTGGTTGTCTGGACTTGTACTAGATCAATAAGGTTCCAATTTTACACTGCACTGCGGCTGAATAATTGTTTGAAGGGAAAAATTAGGAACCAAATAAAAATTACTGTGAAGTTACGATGCCAGATTTGCAATGTCAGATATTGGAAAATTTAAAAGTGAGTGAGAATGATGGTATTTGCTGCTCTTGTAATTCCCAGGTCCTGACATTTGTGGCCCAGGAACCAAGAAAGTCCATGTGATTTTCAATTACAAAGGGAAGAATCACTTGATTTCCAAGGATATTCGTTGCAAGGTGAGTAACTGCTTTACCTTGTaccaggagttacagcaggcattTTGACAAACCATAACATGGAAGTAGATATAGACATTCCTTGCTATTTATCATATGTGCTGTCTAATATGTAAAATTCCTTTTTCCATTCcatgctctgcctgaaggcaggtccttggctgcTTGTCTGTTGAAGCTTCCCCATGGGCCATTTTTCCTTAGAAAAGATtttggtttgccattgccttccactgaGATTGGAGGCAAATCCCAAGTTCACATCAGCTGGAACAGGAATTGAGCCCATGCCATTGGCATTCTGacccacacacgcgcgcgcacacacacacacacacttttggtAGTCCAGCAGCTTTAACCATTCGGCCAAATTGGTCAAAGCAGCTGTAAacccatttttttctctttttaactaGGATGATGAATTTACACATCTCTACACCCTCATTGTCCGTCCAGACAATACTTATGAGGTGAAAATTGACAACCAAAAAGTTGAATCAGGCAGTTTGGAAGAAGACTGGGACTTCCTCCCACCCAAGAAAATCAAGGATCCGGAAGCTAAGAAACCAGAAGACTGGGATGAACGTGCAAAGATCGATGATCCAGAGGATAAAAAACCTGATGTAAGTAAACTTCTTACAGACATTGAAGTGCTGCAAAGATGAGAGAAATTTCTGTGCTGCCTCACTCATTTAAACCATTGCTAATTTCAGGACTGGGAGAAACCAGAACACATTCCTGACCCTGATGCCAAGAAACCCGAAGACTGGGATGATGAGATGGATGGTGAATGGGAGCCACCTATGATTCAGAACAGTGAATACAAGGTAATGGCTCAGCCTTTTTGTAGAAAACCAatgcaaaagtttttttttaaatcagttgtCAAGATATCTGACCCAGATTGTATCTGTTAACCTGGTATATTCTGTTTGAGTTGTAGACTAGTGTAATCCGCTGCTGCATTGTATTGTCATATGTAACACCTGGGAATATAATGCAGCCTGTAACCAATTTTTGACAGGGGAGGTGAGGGTTGTTTAGACTATGGGGTCCCAGGTAGAAACTAGCGATAGTAAATTTAGTTACAAGTTATATGCTGACAATTTTTTCTTATTGTTGGATGAAGTACAACCATCAGTTTTTTGAGCATGAAGGGAAATTGGCCAACATGTAGTCATTTATACAAGATTTGAGTTTTAAGGCCACTGCACTTCTTTCTTATCGCATGACTTGCTTTATTCTAATCTTACTGTGCAGTGACAAATGCCAGAATGTTCTGTTCGCACTGGTGTGACTACTGTCTGTCTATCAAGACCACTTTAGTAATTGCTTGCCACAAAAGTCTTCAGACACTGAAGTCATGTGGTAACTTGTACTTAAAGCCCATTTCTGCCAAAGTTCTAGATTGGCCTTGAACCTTAACCTCAACTTTATGTAGTAACTTTGTGGCTTCACCTGCTTGATTGCCCTCGATttactgatttttaaaaacagacCAAACCATTTCAACATCACTGCTTGGCACAAATGCCAGGATAGCTCTTTCAACCCCTCCACTGTTCCTCTGCACAAGACTGGGAATTGCAATAGTCCCAGTTTATTTTTGTTAACTGACTGTCTCAATTTGAATTGTGCAGGCCCGATGACCGATCAAATCTGGCTTCTTATTTGCTGTTTGGTGGGGGGCTGGTGGAGAAAAAGTGCTTTCTCTTTTTTGGTATTGTTTGTTTGCCTTCATCATACCTACTTGTTTAAGGTTCAGAAAAAGTAACTGAATCTAATTTTTTTTGCACTAGGGTGAATGGAAACCACGTCAGATTGATAATCCAGATTACAAGGGCAAATGGATTCACCCTGAAATTGATAATCCTGAGTACACAGCAGATTCCAGCCTTTACAGTTACAAGGATATTGGTGTGATTGGTCTAGATCTGTGGCAGGTTAGTGCAACTTATTTCCCTTGGAAAGGAGATTTTGTTGTAATGTTTCCTGTTCCAACCCCTTTTTTTTCTTTAGATTCTCAAACTATTAACTGGGTGTCTGCACCATTGGTTTCATTGCCCTTTGTGGCCGGCAAAGCCTCAGCTGTAGTTTCTATTTCTTTGTGCTTATTTCTTGCCATGTTCTTTTATGTCCTGTTTTACAGTTCATGGCCTACAGGCGTGGAAATTTCAATTCTTGGGTCCCTCGCCCTCATTGGTGACAAGTTTTTAAATATGTCCATCTTGAGACATGATGATTAATGGAAATGTTCATTTTAAGCTCTGGCCTACAGTGCTTCATAATTTTCTAATTGGCCCATAAAGGCAAAGTTTGGGCACTTCCATATGGCGAGCTATTGGTCAGGCCGCAAGAAGAAAAAACCATTTTGACTCAGCACATGTGCTGCAAAAGctttctgtttaaaactgttttAATTCCTCTATATTCTGCTGATGCCTCCCTAAAAACACAGCATAAATGCGAGATTGACTTGCTTTTTTCTCATAAA
Proteins encoded in this region:
- the LOC121271338 gene encoding calreticulin-like; protein product: MKTRLLLCLLVAVAAADPTVYFKEEFSDGDIWTQRWIESKHKSDYGKFKLTPGKFYGDAEKDKGLQTSEDARFYAMSAKFEPFSNEGKTLVVQFTVKHEQTIDCGGGYVKIFPSTLDQSDMHGDSNYNIMFGPDICGPGTKKVHVIFNYKGKNHLISKDIRCKDDEFTHLYTLIVRPDNTYEVKIDNQKVESGSLEEDWDFLPPKKIKDPEAKKPEDWDERAKIDDPEDKKPDDWEKPEHIPDPDAKKPEDWDDEMDGEWEPPMIQNSEYKGEWKPRQIDNPDYKGKWIHPEIDNPEYTADSSLYSYKDIGVIGLDLWQVKSGTIFDNFLITDDEKFAEKFGTETWGATKDPEKKMKEQQDEEERKKREEEEKDKEDDAEGDEEEDEDEEKEEKEEDEEEEEEEEETDTAPKDEL